TCCCGAGCACTGTACGGATCTCTTTTTCAGTTTTTAACGGATACTCATCCCATAATTCATTTAAAACGCGCTTATTTGATGTCAGCTCAGCTTGTTCCTGGTCATAGTAGCCAATTGTTACATTTGAGCCGTACTGTATTTCCCCTGAAAGCGCTGGAAGCTTTTTGACGATCGTTTTTAATAAAGTAGATTTGCCGATTCCGTTTGGACCGACTAAAGCGATGCTTTCCCCGCGGGTGATCCGGAATGAGATGTTGTCTGATACCTTATTCCCTTTGTATCCTACGGCCAGCTCATGTACTTTGAGGACGTCATTTCCGCTTTGCCGTTCAATGTCAAAAGAAAAAGAAGCAGATTTCTCATCGCCGAGAGGCCGGTCCATGATCTCCATTTTTTCAAGTTGTTTACGCCGGCTTTGCGCCCGCTTTGTTGTTGAAGCCCGGGCCAGATTTCGCGCAATAAATTCCTGTAATTTGGCTATTTCTTCCTGTTGTTTTTCATACTGCTTCATTTCTCGTTCAAAGTTTTCGGCTTTTTGCTGAAGGTATGAACTGTAATTGCCATGATATTTTTGGATTTGATGCCGAGAAATTTCATAAACTTGTGTCACGACCTTATCTAAAAAGTATCGGTCATGGGAAACGATCAATACCGCTCCATCATAGTTCTGCAAATATTGCTCAAGCCACGTTAATGTTTCAATATCAAGGTGGTTGGTAGGCTCGTCCAAAATTAAAATATCGGGCTTTGTTAAGAGCAGCTTTCCGAGAGCAAGTCTTGTTTTCTGGCCTCCGCTCAGACTTGAAATCTTAGTGGAATAATCGTACTCATGAAAATTGAGCCCGTGAAGGACAGAACGGATATCCGCTTCATATTGATAACCGCCTTGCTCTTTAAACTGAACTTGTAAAAGATCGTACTCTTTGAGAATGCGTTCGTAGGCAGCTGCATTTTCAAACACCGCCGGGTCTGCCATTTTTTCTTCTAATTTTCGCAGCTCTTTTTCCATTTTTTGCAGCGGTTCAAAAACAGTCATCATTTCATCCCAAATGGACAATTCGGATTCAAGCCCGGTATTTTGTGCTAAATACCCGATTGAAACGTCCTTTGGTTTTATTATCTCGCCTGAATCATACGACAGGTGCCCGGCAATGATTTTTAATAGAGTAGACTTACCCGCGCCGTTTCTTCCGACAAGGGCAATTCTGTCACGGTTTTGAACTTCAAGCTTTATATTCGATAAAATAAGATCAGCACCATAATATTTCGTTAATTGATTAACTTGTAATAAAATCATTTGCTCTCACCTCAGGTTACCATAAAACTAGTGTATCTTATTCACATTGTGTCGGCAATACATGTGATTTTGTGAACAATGTTACAAAGTTATCACACAGAAATGTCAAAATAGTGTATGATTTGTTGTGAGGTGTTTTTTATGGCTGAGTTTACTCATTTCAACGAAGAAGGCAGAGCGAAAATGGTAGATGTCAGCAGTAAGCCGGAAACGGTGCGAACTGCATTAGCACGTTCGAGTATTACTGTAAATAGAGAGTTATATGAAAAAATTACGAATAATAAGATAAAAAAAGGGGATGTTCTGTCAGTTGCTCAAGTTGCCGGGGTAATGGCAGCAAAAAAAACATGGGAAATCATTCCGATGTGCCATCCTATTCCTCTTACTGGAGTAGATATTTCATTTTTCTGGGAGAATGATCAGGAAAACTATATTCTAAATATTGAAGCCTCGGTTAAAACAAAGGGGAGTACAGGAGTAGAGATGGAAGCATTAACCGCAGCTTCCGTTTGTGCTCTAACGATTTACGATATGTGTAAAGCCGTTGACAAAGGCATGGTTATTGGAGAAACGTATTTGGTTGAAAAAACAGGCGGAATAAACGGAGATTATTTTAGGGAGAAAGGACGTAAATAAACAAAAAGGCGGTGAATGAAAGATGTCAAACGAAATGGTGAAAATACCCCAAGCAACGGCCAAAAGGCTGCCTTTATATTATCGCTTTTTGAAAAACCTTCATTCTTCCGGAAAACAAAAGGTTTCATCTGCTGAACTGAGTGAAGCAGTAAAAGTAGATTCAGCAACGATCCGCAGGGATTTTTCTTATTTTGGCGCTTTAGGAAAAAAAGGTTACGGCTACAATGTGAACTATCTGCTGTCTTTTTTTCGCAAAGCGCTTGATCAGGATGAGTTGACAAAGGTTGCTTTAGTCGGAGTCGGGAATTTAGGAACCGCATTCTTAAATTATAATATTCTTAAAAACAATAACACGAAAATTGAAATCGCTTTTGACATTGATCAAAACAAAGTGGGAAAAAAGATAGGGCAAGTACCTGTCTATCATATGGATGATCTTGAAAAAATAATGATGGAAACGGATATACAGGTTGCCATCTTAACCGTTCCTGTACCGGAAGCTCAATCAGTTACAGACCGGCTTGTTAATGCGAATGTAAAAGGTATTTTAAACTTTACACCGGCAAGATTAAATGTTCCGTCATCGGTCCGTGTCCATCATATCGATTTACTGGTCGAATTACAGTCATTAGTTTATTTCTTAAAGCATTATCCGCCGGAAGAAGATTAGCGAAGAAATTGTTCTTAATAATAATGCCAATGCAAAATAAGGGGTCTGAAGATCAGACCCCTTGTAGTTGCGCCACTGTTTGGCTAAGATTTTTATAATTTATTTGCATTTTTGATCTTAAAATGAAAAGTAATCATTCTGATTCCTGATCCAATATCAAATGTTGCTAATAACACGAGCAAGTAAGTAAAAAATCCCCAGCCGGTTTCATTCACATGTCGGATGGCAAAAAAAGTGAACAAAGTGCCCAGCAGAATATAAAAGATGCCTGAAATCAAGGGAGACTGCCTCATCTAAAATCCTCCAATAAAACTTTGAATTTTTTCCGCTTCGCGCAGAATTCTCTCTATATCTTCCCTGTATACGGACTGAATTAATACGACGAATGTATTCATTGCCACATGGGCAATGATAGGAACGATAATCCGTTTGGTTTTAACATAAAGAAAAGCAAATGTAAAGCCCATTGCAGAATATAAAATGATATGCTCAGGTTCAGCATGGGCCAGAGCGAATATTAAAGAACTGATCAGTGCGGATAGAAAGAAGTTCAGCCGCTTATGGAGCGCTCCGAAAATAATTTTGCGAAAAACAATTTCCTCTAAAATCGGACCAATTACTGAACTTACTAAAATAACAAAGGGAAAAGACTCAATAATATTAATAATTTGCTGAGTATTTTCCGAACCCATTTCAATTCCGACGATTCTTTCAATATTGGCTGCAATGTATTGGGCAAAAAGGGCCATGAAGACGCCGCCCACAGACCAATAGACAGATGAAATCGCGGAGGCTGCATTCCTTTTATTTGAACCCGCTTTGATTTCTTTTCTCAAAAGTAAAAGAACAATAATGAATGTAAAAGTAAAACTGAAAACCAGCCAATAAGGGACTGCGAGCACTTCCATTTCCTTGATACTTTTGCCGAAGAAAGCTCCTAAAAAAGTGATAAGCGGAATCCCAAACAGACCGGACAGATGCATGGCAATATACGTTATTAATATGAACCAATATTCTTTTTTCAACAGCATTTTACTCCTTTTGTTAAAAACTAATGGACTCTGTACCATTCTACTATTGACGGCAGGCTGTTTCAAATTCTATGGATTAAAGGAATAATTTAGAATCATTGAAGCATAATCTTATATGCAGCAAAAATCGATGAAGAAAATCGGGATTCCAATATCAAAAATTTTTTTCTTTAGGCTTGCAAAAGAGATTTGATTTATTTAATATAATAATTGTGTTAGCACTCAACGGGTGCGAGTGCTAATAATGATAATAATATATTTAAATTTGAGGAGGTTGTTTCCCTTGTTAAAGCCACTAGGTGATCGCATTGTAATTGAGCTTGTCGAATCCGAAGAAAAAACTGCAAGCGGTATCGTTTTACCGGACACAGCAAAAGAAAAGCCTCAAGAAGGTAAAGTAGTAGCTGTTGGAACCGGCCGTGTTCTTGACAGCGGCGAGCGTGTAGCACTTGAGGTATCTGTAGGCGATCGCATTATCTTCTCAAAATACGCTGGTACAGAAGTAAAGTATGATGGTAAGGAATATTTAATTTTGCGCGAAAACGACATCCTTGCTGTAGTAGAGTAAAATGAGATAGCCGTTCCAACTCATGGAGGCCAGATCAAACTACTCGGCTAGAATAACGATATGATAAAAATTAGGGGAGGTTTTTCATCATGGCAAAAGAGATTAAATTTAGTGAAGATGCGCGTCGTGCGATGCTTCGCGGTGTAGATGCTCTTGCAAATGCAGTAAAAGTAACTCTTGGACCAAAAGGACGCAACGTGGTTCTTGAGAAAAAATTCGGTTCTCCGTTAATTACAAATGACGGTGTTACAATTGCGAAAGAAATTGAATTAGAAGATCCATTTGAAAACATGGGCGCTAAGCTTGTTGCAGAAGTAGCAAGCAAAACAAATGATATTGCCGGTGACGGTACAACTACTGCTACTGTTCTAGCTCAAGCAATGATCCGTGAAGGGCTTAAAAACGTAACAGCCGGAGCAAACCCAATGGGTATCCGCAAAGGTATCGAAAAGGCGGTAGCTACTGCTGTTGAAGAATTGAAAGCTATTTCCAAGCCAATCGAAGCAAAAGAATCTATCGCACAAGTTGCTTCTATTTCTGCTGCTGACGAAGAAGTCGGTGAATTAATTGCTGAAGCAATGGAGCGCGTTGGCAAAGACGGCGTTATCACAATCGAAGAATCTAAAGGCTTTACAACTGAGTTAGATGTTGTAGAAGGTATGCAATTCGACCGTGGATATCTATCTCCTTACATGGTAACTGATTCTGACAAAATGGAAGCAGTTCTTGAAAATCCTTATATCTTAATCACTGACAAGAAAATCTCCAACATTCAAGAAATCCTGCCTGTTCTTGAGCAAGTTGTTCAACAAGGCAAATCGTTATTGATTGTTGCTGAAGATGTTGAAGGTGAAGCACTTGCTACATTAGTAGTGAACAAACTTCGTGGAACATTCAATGCAGTAGCTGTTAAGGCTCCTGGCTTCGGTGACCGTCGTAAAGCAATGCTTGAAGACATTGCAATCTTGACTGGCGGTGAAGTAATCACTGAAGAGCTTGGCCGTGACCTTAAATCTGCAACAATCAATTCTTTAGGACGCGCTGCTAAAGTTGTCGTATCAAAAGAAAATACAACAATCGTAGAAGGTGCCGGCGATTCTGCACAAATTGCTTCTCGCGTTAACCAAATCCGTGCTCAATTAGAAGAAACTACTTCTGAATTCGATCGTGAAAAATTACAAGAGCGCTTAGCAAAATTAGCCGGCGGTGTAGCGGTAATCAAAGTTGGTGCTGCTACTGAAACTGAGCTAAAAGAGCGCAAACTTCGTATCGAAGACGCATTAAACGCAACTCGTGCTGCAGTTGAAGAAGGTATTGTAGCCGGTGGTGGTACTGCACTTCTTAACGTATACAACAAAGTTGCTTCTATTCAAGCTGAAGGCGATGAAGCTACTGGTGTTAACATTGTATTACGTGCAATGGAAGAGCCTGTACGTCAAATCGCTCAAAACGCCGGCCTTGAAGGTTCTGTGATCGTTGAACGCTTAAAAGGCGAAGCAGTTGGAACAGGCTTCAACGCGGCTACTGGCGAATGGGTAAACATGATCGAAGCTGGTATTGTTGACCCAACAAAAGTAACTCGTTCAGCTCTTCAAAACGCAGCATCTGTTGCGGCTATGTTCTTAACAACAGAAGCAGTTGTTGCTGACAAGCCGGAAGAAGACAAAGGTCCTGCAATGCCTGACATGGGCGGAATGGGCGGCATGATGTAATTAATGAATAAAACCCCTTGAAATCAAGGGGTTTTATTCATTACTATGCCATTTTTGATGCCGTTTTGGTGCCGAAATTGAAAAAATAATGCCATAAACCAAAAAATCAGAGGCTTCTCATAAGTTCGCCGAACTTTTGGGAAGCTTCTTTTTTTGGCTCTATAATATTTGTTGGGGTTTAAACACACTTTCGTTTGCATAAAAAATACACGCAAACATCCAATTCCTTTATACTTGAATTGTCCAGAAACAAGTTTAAAGAATGGAGTTGCGTGTATATGAATCTTATCATGAATATTCCTGGTTTAAAAGAGGTTGTCCTGACCAAAGTGGAACAAGTTGGGGAAGTTGTACAGTTTCATGTGGAGATGGAACGAAAGATGCATCGTTGCCCCCGTTGTAACAGAAAGACAAGCCGTGTTCATGATTACCGGATCCAGAAAATCCAGCATTTGAAATGGTTTGAGCGAAAGACCCAGATTTTTTATAGACGGCGGAGATATGTATGCAGCTGCGGGAAACGTTTCTCTGAGAAAAACTCCATAGTCGAGCGCTACCAACGCACTTCCATTGAGTGGAACCAGGCCGTATCCATCCGCGGGCCATCAAAGGAAAGACCTTCAAGGAAACCGCTGAGAACTATGGCACTTCTGCGTCGACGGTAGTCCGTCGGTTTGACCGCTTGGCGAGCAGTGAAATCCGTGCGGTTGAGGAATTGCCGAAAATCATTGCCATTGACGAATACAAAGGCGATACGAAGGAAGGCAAATACCAATTAATCATAGCCGACGGGGTGACAAAAAAGCCATTGGATATCCTCCCCAATCGGTATAAAAAAACCATTAAGCAATACCCTCAAAAGCACGGAAGCCAGGTCCAAGTGGTCATTATGGATATGAACCAATCGTTTAAAGCAGCCGTCCAGGCAGCACTAGGCCGTCCGGTTATTATCGCAGATCGATTTCACTTCTGCCGATATATCTACTGGGCGCTTGATGCGGTGAGAAGGCGAGTCCAACAGGATTTTCACGACTATGACCGTAAAAAGTGCAAGCGAATGAAACATGTCTTCCACAAGGCCAGTGACCGCCTTACAGAAGAGGAACGCTGGTATTTAGAGCGTTATCTGGAGATGTCCGAGGAGCTCAGGAAGGCATACGAACTCAAAGAAGCCTATCGAGATTGGTTTACACGTGCCAAAGAGATTGGCAGGGATCAAATTGCCGTGGTGAAAGAGGAGTTAAAAGCGTTTTACCGATTGGTTGAAGCTTCGGAAATCCCAGAGATGGAGAAGGCCATAAAGACCTTTCAAAACTGGCAGACAGAAATCCTTAACAGTTTTGTTTATGACTGTTCCAACGGATTTTTGGAAGGGATCAATAATTTAACCAAAGTACTAAAACGGAATGCCTTTGGCTTCAGAAGCTTCAAACGCTTCAGGGCTAAAATTTTATTATCACATCAGTATAAAGGAATTGGGGTTCACATTGGATAGGGGTGAGGACACAAAGTCATCACCCAAACATTTGACGGAGAACCCTTTTTTTCTGTCTTTGGTAATGTGCAAGTATACTTGAGTTGTTGTTTCATCGTCTGTATGACCGAGACGATCCATGATCTGCAACAAGTCTACCCCAGCTTCAGCAAGTAACGAAGTATGAGTGTGTCGTAGGGAATGCGGAGTAAGGTGTTTCTTAATAGAAGGCAATTTTTTTAATACGGCTTCCATACGATTTTCAACAGTCTTAATAAAATGTGGATAACCGTAATATGGCGGTTTCATTCGAGCGAATACAAAATCTTGATCATAATAATCCCGGCCGACTTCCAGTTTCACTGCTTTCTGACGGATTTGATGTTTCTTCAAAACGCTGATGACTTCATCCTCCACAGTAATCTTGCGGATGGATCCCTCTGTTTTTGGTGGAAGTAACTGAAATTTCTTTGTATTGTTAGTTGGATTGTAATAAGTCTTTGTAATGTTAATTGTTTTCTCTTCAAAATCGATGTCCTTCCACTTCAATGCAACCAATTCTCCAGCACGCAACCCGGTCCATGCTAAAACAAAAAGCATGGTATAGGTTTCTTCGTCCATTTCTTTTGCCTTGTCCAAAAATAGCTTCAATTCGTGTTTTGCGAGATATTTCTCTTCGATTTTTGTGTTTTCAATATCCTCGACCGTTTTCTTGTCTTTAGGGATAATAGCATATTCAGAAGGATCAACAAGCAGCAAGTCTTGTTCCATCGCTCTCTTAAATATCATCCGTGCCGTACCGTGAATGCCAGATATTGTCCTGTATGAAAGTCCTTTCTTATTTTTAAGATCGATAAGAGCATTCTGATACATATTTTTTGTGATGTCTTTTAGCTTGTATCGGGCAAAGTAGCTGTTTAAATGACCGATTTCATGACGTCTTACCCTAATTGTGCTTATTTTTACATCGGCCGATCCGTAGACGGATAATCACTCTTCGGCCATTTCTTCGAAGGTAATATTCCCTTTAGTATCTAACTTTCTTAAACCTAACTGATATTCCAGTTCCTTAGCTGCATCCTTCGCGTCTTTTTGTTTTAAAAACCCTCGACGAACGACTCTCCGCCGGTTCCCGGTTTGCGGATCAATGCCATTTTCAATGACAAACATCCATCGTTCGCCTTTTTTTGTTTCATACTTTTGAAACCGTGCCATTCTTATTCCTCCTCAACTAATTAGTTTGTTGATGTAAATTCGATTTCTTATTTGTAAAAGCCTTTCCTGGCAAAGTTCCTGAGTAACACAGAATGTTTTTGATGCTTTTTTTATTATTTCAGGATCGTCCAAATCCCAATCCTTCACCATATCAAACGGAATAGCTGCACACTTCACAAAACGTTTAGCATCAAGTTCCTGCCATTCACGAAAAGAAAAGGGAACAATTGATTGACTTCCAACATGCCGAAGAACATGACACAATTCATGAAAAAATTGTTCACGCTGTTTTTTAGGACTGTCACGTGCATCTACATAGTTTGCATCGACTCCACAAACGCGAGTGTGAAAAGCAGGACCATTATTCCGGAAAAACAAGATTCCAAGTTTTGCTGCAATATCTTCTTCTGATATCTGGTGAGGCTTAAAAATGCCAAGGCTTTTGTAAAGATTTGAGATGAATTCTTCTAAATATGTTTGAGTATATGTTGTTTTCATGATGAGCACCTCAATTATACGAATATACGTTCGGTTTTATGTTTGAAAGAAAAGCCCTAAAAGGGCTATTGAAACAATCTATCGTTCACAAGCGATATAGTCTTTATCTCGATCCAGTTTTTTATTGGCGTCATAGAGTTCTTTTGAAACATAAGGCTTGTATTTCGTTTTTCCACCTTTGTTTTTAGCAGAAGAAGAACGAGCAACCCCGCCTTTGTATGATTTATTAAGCTCTGTGCAGTTTTTGAATTTCTTTGCTGCAGCTTCTGTGTCATGGCTAGGGATAACAGATAAGCCTAAAATTAGACAAACAGAAGCAAAGATTCCAATTAATTTTTTGATTCATCACCACATTTTGTGATTTAACTAATAAAAATGAAAACACTCACAGATTCCTGGCAATAATGTTAGCGCCTACTTAACATAACAGGAGGTTCTGTAAGTGTTTTCTGTATCACTAGATTTGCCAGAATTTGAAGTTGTTAAACAAGTATTTCT
The window above is part of the Bacillus methanolicus genome. Proteins encoded here:
- a CDS encoding ABC-F family ATP-binding cassette domain-containing protein, with the protein product MILLQVNQLTKYYGADLILSNIKLEVQNRDRIALVGRNGAGKSTLLKIIAGHLSYDSGEIIKPKDVSIGYLAQNTGLESELSIWDEMMTVFEPLQKMEKELRKLEEKMADPAVFENAAAYERILKEYDLLQVQFKEQGGYQYEADIRSVLHGLNFHEYDYSTKISSLSGGQKTRLALGKLLLTKPDILILDEPTNHLDIETLTWLEQYLQNYDGAVLIVSHDRYFLDKVVTQVYEISRHQIQKYHGNYSSYLQQKAENFEREMKQYEKQQEEIAKLQEFIARNLARASTTKRAQSRRKQLEKMEIMDRPLGDEKSASFSFDIERQSGNDVLKVHELAVGYKGNKVSDNISFRITRGESIALVGPNGIGKSTLLKTIVKKLPALSGEIQYGSNVTIGYYDQEQAELTSNKRVLNELWDEYPLKTEKEIRTVLGNFLFSGDDVLKPVSSLSGGEKARLALAKLMMQKANFLVLDEPTNHLDLDSKEILENALIDYPGTILFVSHDRYFINRIATKVLELNQNGAVEYLGDYDYFLEKKQEKEEIRALEQQETGAAEPIKQEKNTYQQDKEAKKLERQRKRRIEEIEALIESLEEQIAKNDQLLCEPEIYEDHEKVMEINLQNEKAKSELEALLEEWAELAE
- the moaC gene encoding cyclic pyranopterin monophosphate synthase MoaC, with the protein product MAEFTHFNEEGRAKMVDVSSKPETVRTALARSSITVNRELYEKITNNKIKKGDVLSVAQVAGVMAAKKTWEIIPMCHPIPLTGVDISFFWENDQENYILNIEASVKTKGSTGVEMEALTAASVCALTIYDMCKAVDKGMVIGETYLVEKTGGINGDYFREKGRK
- a CDS encoding redox-sensing transcriptional repressor Rex, whose product is MSNEMVKIPQATAKRLPLYYRFLKNLHSSGKQKVSSAELSEAVKVDSATIRRDFSYFGALGKKGYGYNVNYLLSFFRKALDQDELTKVALVGVGNLGTAFLNYNILKNNNTKIEIAFDIDQNKVGKKIGQVPVYHMDDLEKIMMETDIQVAILTVPVPEAQSVTDRLVNANVKGILNFTPARLNVPSSVRVHHIDLLVELQSLVYFLKHYPPEED
- a CDS encoding YdiK family protein, with protein sequence MRQSPLISGIFYILLGTLFTFFAIRHVNETGWGFFTYLLVLLATFDIGSGIRMITFHFKIKNANKL
- a CDS encoding CPBP family intramembrane glutamic endopeptidase; amino-acid sequence: MKKEYWFILITYIAMHLSGLFGIPLITFLGAFFGKSIKEMEVLAVPYWLVFSFTFTFIIVLLLLRKEIKAGSNKRNAASAISSVYWSVGGVFMALFAQYIAANIERIVGIEMGSENTQQIINIIESFPFVILVSSVIGPILEEIVFRKIIFGALHKRLNFFLSALISSLIFALAHAEPEHIILYSAMGFTFAFLYVKTKRIIVPIIAHVAMNTFVVLIQSVYREDIERILREAEKIQSFIGGF
- the groES gene encoding co-chaperone GroES, which gives rise to MLKPLGDRIVIELVESEEKTASGIVLPDTAKEKPQEGKVVAVGTGRVLDSGERVALEVSVGDRIIFSKYAGTEVKYDGKEYLILRENDILAVVE
- the groL gene encoding chaperonin GroEL (60 kDa chaperone family; promotes refolding of misfolded polypeptides especially under stressful conditions; forms two stacked rings of heptamers to form a barrel-shaped 14mer; ends can be capped by GroES; misfolded proteins enter the barrel where they are refolded when GroES binds) translates to MAKEIKFSEDARRAMLRGVDALANAVKVTLGPKGRNVVLEKKFGSPLITNDGVTIAKEIELEDPFENMGAKLVAEVASKTNDIAGDGTTTATVLAQAMIREGLKNVTAGANPMGIRKGIEKAVATAVEELKAISKPIEAKESIAQVASISAADEEVGELIAEAMERVGKDGVITIEESKGFTTELDVVEGMQFDRGYLSPYMVTDSDKMEAVLENPYILITDKKISNIQEILPVLEQVVQQGKSLLIVAEDVEGEALATLVVNKLRGTFNAVAVKAPGFGDRRKAMLEDIAILTGGEVITEELGRDLKSATINSLGRAAKVVVSKENTTIVEGAGDSAQIASRVNQIRAQLEETTSEFDREKLQERLAKLAGGVAVIKVGAATETELKERKLRIEDALNATRAAVEEGIVAGGGTALLNVYNKVASIQAEGDEATGVNIVLRAMEEPVRQIAQNAGLEGSVIVERLKGEAVGTGFNAATGEWVNMIEAGIVDPTKVTRSALQNAASVAAMFLTTEAVVADKPEEDKGPAMPDMGGMGGMM
- a CDS encoding site-specific integrase is translated as MYQNALIDLKNKKGLSYRTISGIHGTARMIFKRAMEQDLLLVDPSEYAIIPKDKKTVEDIENTKIEEKYLAKHELKLFLDKAKEMDEETYTMLFVLAWTGLRAGELVALKWKDIDFEEKTINITKTYYNPTNNTKKFQLLPPKTEGSIRKITVEDEVISVLKKHQIRQKAVKLEVGRDYYDQDFVFARMKPPYYGYPHFIKTVENRMEAVLKKLPSIKKHLTPHSLRHTHTSLLAEAGVDLLQIMDRLGHTDDETTTQVYLHITKDRKKGFSVKCLGDDFVSSPLSNVNPNSFILM
- a CDS encoding Arm DNA-binding domain-containing protein encodes the protein MARFQKYETKKGERWMFVIENGIDPQTGNRRRVVRRGFLKQKDAKDAAKELEYQLGLRKLDTKGNITFEEMAEE
- a CDS encoding ImmA/IrrE family metallo-endopeptidase, with the protein product MKTTYTQTYLEEFISNLYKSLGIFKPHQISEEDIAAKLGILFFRNNGPAFHTRVCGVDANYVDARDSPKKQREQFFHELCHVLRHVGSQSIVPFSFREWQELDAKRFVKCAAIPFDMVKDWDLDDPEIIKKASKTFCVTQELCQERLLQIRNRIYINKLIS
- a CDS encoding excalibur calcium-binding domain-containing protein; protein product: MKKLIGIFASVCLILGLSVIPSHDTEAAAKKFKNCTELNKSYKGGVARSSSAKNKGGKTKYKPYVSKELYDANKKLDRDKDYIACER